From Micrococcus porci, one genomic window encodes:
- a CDS encoding DNA-directed RNA polymerase subunit beta' translates to MTTENPFGLMRIGLATADDIRRWSYGEVKKPETINYRTLKPEKDGLFCEKIFGPTRDWECACGKYKRVRFKGIICERCGVEVTRSKVRRDRMGHIELAAPVTHIWYFKGVPSRLGYLLDLAPKDLEKVIYFAAYMITSVDEEARHRDLPNLQAEHDQETRVLEDQRDADIAAVAADLEKDLAKLEAEGAKAAEKKKARDAADKTMAQIRKRADAELDRKAQVWDRFKNLKVADLEGDEGLYRAMRDKFGAYFEGSMGAEAIQRRLQTFDLAAESELLRETIKTGKGQRKTRALKRLKVVNAFLTTDNSPEGMVLDAVPVIPPELRPMVQLDGGRFATSDLNDLYRRVINRNNRLKRLLDLGAPEIIVNNEKRMLQEAVDSLFDNGRRGRPVTGPGNRPLKSLSDMLKGKQGRFRQNLLGKRVDYSGRSVIVVGPQLKLHQCGLPKQMALELFKPFVMKRLVDLNHAQNVKSAKRMVERFRPQVWDVLEEVISEHPVLLNRAPTLHRLGIQAFEPQLVEGKALQLHPLVCSAFNADFDGDQMAVHLPLSPEAQAEARLLMLSSHNILKPSDGRAVAVPAQDMIIGLNHLTTVRAEGKGAGRQFATVGEAVMAFDNGELHLNAPATIGVEGFVPSAAVAAPEGWTEGEVALIETTLGKVIFNDLLPADYPWLDTQATKGTLGQLVNDLAERYPMVVTAQTLDNLKDAGFHWGTWSGVTVAISDITSDFDKASIMQGYEDQAQRVQAQYDKGLIADDERRSELIDIWNKATDEVAAAMKAGLSELNTINRMVSSGARGNWLQVRQIAGIRGLVANPKGEIIPRPIKSSYREGLSVLEYFSATHGARKGLADTALKTANSGYLTRRLVDVSQDVIVREDDCGTGRGLSVTIAEPNHDGELVVREQVENSAFARTLAQAVTAEDGTVLAEAGADVGDVLIGELVAAGVTEIKVRSVLTCESAVGTCAKCYGRSMATGKLVDIGEAVGIIAAQSIGEPGTQLTMRTFHTGGVASADDITQGLPRIQELFEARTPKGVAPISEVAGRVTIEDTDASVRLILTPDDGSEEIAYPVLRRARLLVADGEHVAVGTQLVAGAVDPKQVLRVLGPRAAQRFLVQEVQDVYQSQGVGIHDKHVEVIVRQMLRRITVIESGETDLLPGELTDRSRFVAANRAAVAEGKQPAAGRDELMGITKASLATDSWLSAASFQETTRVLTQAAMEGKEDPLLGLKENVIIGKLIPAGTGLDRYTQTTVEPTEEAKANLFAAPVGFADFDYPGLDQPLGEAEFHAVSLDDYGRGGDFRA, encoded by the coding sequence AGCCCGAGACCATCAACTACCGCACCCTGAAGCCGGAGAAGGACGGGCTCTTCTGCGAGAAGATCTTCGGCCCGACCCGCGACTGGGAGTGCGCCTGCGGCAAGTACAAGCGCGTGCGCTTCAAGGGCATCATCTGCGAGCGCTGCGGCGTCGAGGTGACCCGCTCGAAGGTCCGCCGCGACCGCATGGGCCACATCGAGCTGGCCGCCCCCGTCACCCACATCTGGTACTTCAAGGGCGTGCCCTCGCGCCTCGGGTACCTGCTGGACCTCGCCCCGAAGGACCTCGAGAAGGTCATCTACTTCGCGGCGTACATGATCACGTCCGTCGACGAGGAGGCGCGTCACCGCGACCTGCCGAACCTCCAGGCGGAGCACGACCAGGAGACCCGCGTCCTCGAGGACCAGCGCGACGCCGACATCGCCGCCGTCGCCGCCGACCTCGAGAAGGACCTCGCCAAGCTCGAGGCCGAGGGCGCCAAGGCCGCCGAGAAGAAGAAGGCCCGCGACGCCGCGGACAAGACCATGGCCCAGATCCGCAAGCGCGCGGACGCCGAGCTGGACCGCAAGGCCCAGGTCTGGGACCGCTTCAAGAACCTCAAGGTCGCCGACCTCGAGGGCGACGAGGGCCTGTACCGCGCCATGCGGGACAAGTTCGGCGCGTACTTCGAGGGCTCGATGGGCGCGGAGGCGATCCAGCGTCGCCTCCAGACCTTCGACCTCGCCGCCGAGTCCGAGCTCCTGCGCGAGACCATCAAGACCGGCAAGGGCCAGCGCAAGACCCGCGCCCTGAAGCGCCTGAAGGTCGTCAACGCGTTCCTCACCACGGACAACTCGCCCGAGGGCATGGTCCTGGACGCCGTCCCGGTGATCCCGCCGGAGCTGCGCCCCATGGTGCAGCTGGACGGCGGCCGCTTCGCGACCTCCGACCTCAACGACCTGTACCGTCGCGTGATCAACCGCAACAACCGCCTGAAGCGACTGCTCGACCTCGGCGCGCCCGAGATCATCGTGAACAACGAGAAGCGCATGCTCCAGGAGGCCGTGGACTCCCTGTTCGACAACGGCCGCCGCGGCCGCCCGGTCACCGGTCCGGGCAACCGCCCGCTGAAGTCGCTGTCCGACATGCTCAAGGGCAAGCAGGGCCGCTTCCGCCAGAACCTGCTCGGCAAGCGCGTGGACTACTCGGGCCGCTCGGTCATCGTGGTGGGCCCGCAGCTCAAGCTGCACCAGTGCGGCCTGCCGAAGCAGATGGCGCTCGAGCTGTTCAAGCCGTTCGTGATGAAGCGTCTGGTGGACCTCAACCACGCCCAGAACGTGAAGTCCGCCAAGCGCATGGTGGAGCGCTTCCGCCCGCAGGTGTGGGACGTGCTCGAGGAGGTCATCTCCGAGCACCCGGTGCTGCTGAACCGCGCCCCCACCCTGCACCGCCTCGGCATCCAGGCGTTCGAGCCGCAGCTCGTCGAGGGCAAGGCCCTGCAGCTGCACCCGCTCGTCTGCTCGGCGTTCAACGCGGACTTCGACGGCGACCAGATGGCCGTGCACCTGCCGCTCTCCCCGGAGGCGCAGGCCGAGGCCCGTCTGCTGATGCTCTCGAGCCACAACATCCTGAAGCCCTCGGACGGCCGCGCCGTCGCCGTGCCGGCCCAGGACATGATCATCGGCCTGAACCACCTCACCACGGTGCGGGCCGAGGGGAAGGGCGCGGGCCGTCAGTTCGCCACCGTGGGCGAGGCCGTCATGGCCTTCGACAACGGCGAGCTGCACTTGAACGCGCCGGCGACCATCGGCGTCGAGGGCTTCGTGCCGTCGGCCGCCGTGGCCGCCCCGGAGGGCTGGACCGAGGGTGAGGTCGCGCTCATCGAGACCACCCTGGGCAAGGTCATCTTCAACGACCTGCTGCCGGCCGACTACCCGTGGCTGGACACCCAGGCCACCAAGGGCACCCTCGGCCAGCTGGTCAACGACCTCGCCGAGCGCTACCCGATGGTCGTCACCGCCCAGACCCTCGACAACCTCAAGGACGCGGGCTTCCACTGGGGCACGTGGTCCGGCGTGACCGTGGCGATCTCCGACATCACGTCCGACTTCGACAAGGCCTCGATCATGCAGGGCTACGAGGACCAGGCGCAGCGCGTGCAGGCCCAGTACGACAAGGGCCTGATCGCGGACGACGAGCGCCGCTCCGAGCTGATCGACATCTGGAACAAGGCCACCGACGAGGTCGCCGCGGCCATGAAGGCGGGCCTGTCCGAGCTGAACACCATCAACCGCATGGTGTCCTCCGGCGCCCGAGGCAACTGGCTCCAGGTGCGCCAGATCGCGGGCATCCGCGGCCTGGTGGCCAACCCGAAGGGCGAGATCATCCCGCGCCCGATCAAGTCCTCCTACCGCGAGGGCCTGTCGGTGCTCGAGTACTTCTCGGCCACCCACGGCGCCCGCAAGGGCCTGGCGGACACCGCCCTCAAGACGGCGAACTCGGGCTACCTGACCCGTCGTCTCGTGGACGTGTCCCAGGACGTGATCGTGCGCGAGGACGACTGCGGCACCGGCCGCGGCCTGTCCGTGACGATCGCCGAGCCGAACCACGACGGCGAGCTCGTCGTGCGCGAGCAGGTCGAGAACTCGGCCTTCGCGCGCACCCTGGCCCAGGCCGTCACGGCCGAGGACGGCACCGTCCTCGCGGAGGCCGGCGCCGACGTGGGCGACGTCCTCATCGGCGAGCTCGTGGCCGCCGGCGTGACCGAGATCAAGGTCCGCTCCGTGCTCACCTGTGAGTCCGCCGTCGGCACCTGCGCCAAGTGCTACGGCCGCTCCATGGCCACCGGCAAGCTGGTGGACATCGGCGAGGCCGTGGGCATCATCGCCGCGCAGTCGATCGGCGAGCCCGGCACGCAGCTGACCATGCGCACGTTCCACACCGGCGGCGTCGCCTCCGCGGACGACATCACGCAGGGTCTGCCCCGCATCCAGGAGCTCTTCGAGGCTCGCACCCCGAAGGGCGTGGCACCGATCTCCGAGGTCGCCGGCCGCGTGACGATCGAGGACACGGACGCGTCCGTGCGCCTGATCCTCACCCCGGACGACGGCTCCGAGGAGATCGCCTACCCGGTGCTGCGCCGCGCCCGCCTGCTGGTGGCCGACGGCGAGCACGTGGCCGTGGGCACCCAGCTCGTGGCCGGCGCCGTGGACCCCAAGCAGGTCCTGCGCGTGCTCGGCCCGCGTGCCGCCCAGCGCTTCCTCGTTCAGGAGGTGCAGGACGTGTACCAGTCCCAGGGCGTGGGCATCCACGACAAGCACGTGGAGGTCATCGTCCGCCAGATGCTGCGCCGCATCACCGTCATCGAGTCGGGCGAGACCGATCTGCTGCCGGGCGAGCTCACGGACCGCTCCCGGTTCGTGGCGGCGAACCGCGCCGCGGTCGCCGAGGGCAAGCAGCCCGCGGCCGGCCGTGACGAGCTGATGGGCATCACCAAGGCCTCGCTGGCCACGGACTCGTGGCTGTCCGCCGCGTCCTTCCAGGAGACCACCCGTGTCCTGACGCAGGCGGCCATGGAGGGCAAGGAGGATCCGCTGCTGGGCCTCAAGGAGAACGTGATCATCGGCAAGCTGATCCCGGCCGGCACGGGCCTGGACCGGTACACCCAGACCACGGTCGAGCCCACGGAGGAGGCCAAGGCGAACCTGTTCGCCGCGCCGGTCGGCTTCGCGGACTTCGACTACCCGGGCCTGGACCAGCCGCTGGGCGAGGCCGAGTTCCACGCGGTGTCCCTGGACGACTACGGCCGGGGCGGCGACTTCCGCGCCTGA
- a CDS encoding lipid II:glycine glycyltransferase FemX, translating into MTEQTPDAPHPSPAPPSATGGPAPAAPPVGPLTVRPITEAEHVEVLRRHPGASFLQNPRWARVKTDWSGQSLGFEADGRLVGAALVLGRRLPVPGRTPLLGRSFLAYVAEGPVLDAGVDVVEALAALVAELHAQGAFLVRVAPPGVVRRWDADTVRKALPDPAHRMLTDLEPAEEHADALELERRLREAGWRAPEVLPGFSAGQPMFQARIPLEGLDEEGVLARMSGSSRKRTRRSLRNDLDVVVGGPERLDEWEALQDETAERDGFTGRRKEYFARLMDELGGSELADVTYYLAEYQGDPVAAAFHFRQGHVCWRPYSASSQKERKRDAPRLLEFEQIRQGIADGCHWLDLGGVPGSVDSEDRITGLTEFKTTQGADIVQTHGEWDFPLHKTLAHAFGLYMSRR; encoded by the coding sequence GTGACTGAACAGACTCCCGACGCCCCGCACCCCTCCCCCGCGCCGCCGTCCGCGACGGGGGGCCCCGCGCCCGCCGCCCCGCCCGTCGGGCCGCTGACCGTCCGACCCATCACCGAGGCGGAGCACGTCGAGGTCCTGCGGCGCCACCCGGGCGCCTCCTTCCTCCAGAACCCCCGCTGGGCCCGCGTGAAGACGGACTGGAGCGGCCAGTCGCTCGGGTTCGAGGCCGACGGCCGCCTCGTGGGCGCCGCCCTCGTCCTGGGCCGCCGCCTCCCCGTCCCCGGCCGCACCCCGCTCCTGGGCCGCTCGTTCCTCGCCTACGTGGCGGAGGGCCCCGTGCTCGACGCCGGCGTGGACGTGGTCGAAGCCCTCGCCGCTCTCGTCGCGGAGCTGCACGCGCAGGGCGCGTTCCTCGTGCGGGTGGCCCCGCCCGGCGTCGTCCGGCGCTGGGACGCGGACACCGTGCGCAAGGCGCTGCCGGACCCGGCGCACCGCATGCTCACCGACCTCGAGCCCGCCGAGGAGCACGCCGACGCGCTGGAGCTCGAGCGCCGCCTGCGCGAGGCCGGCTGGCGCGCCCCCGAGGTGCTGCCCGGCTTCTCCGCCGGCCAGCCGATGTTCCAGGCTCGGATCCCCCTGGAGGGTCTCGACGAGGAGGGCGTGCTCGCCCGCATGTCCGGATCCAGCCGCAAGCGCACCCGCCGGTCGCTCCGCAACGACCTGGACGTCGTCGTGGGCGGCCCCGAGCGCCTGGACGAGTGGGAGGCCCTGCAGGACGAGACCGCCGAGCGCGACGGCTTCACGGGCCGCCGCAAGGAGTACTTCGCCCGCCTCATGGACGAGCTGGGCGGCTCCGAGCTGGCCGACGTGACCTACTATCTGGCCGAGTACCAGGGCGATCCCGTCGCCGCCGCGTTCCACTTCCGCCAGGGCCACGTCTGCTGGCGCCCGTACTCCGCCTCCTCCCAGAAGGAGCGCAAGCGCGACGCCCCGCGCCTGCTCGAGTTCGAGCAGATCCGCCAGGGCATCGCGGACGGCTGCCACTGGCTGGACCTGGGCGGCGTGCCCGGCTCCGTGGACTCCGAGGACCGCATCACCGGCCTCACCGAGTTCAAGACGACGCAGGGCGCGGACATCGTGCAGACGCACGGGGAGTGGGACTTCCCGCTCCACAAGACGCTCGCCCACGCGTTCGGCCTGTACATGTCCCGCCGCTGA